In Rhodamnia argentea isolate NSW1041297 chromosome 11, ASM2092103v1, whole genome shotgun sequence, one genomic interval encodes:
- the LOC115751189 gene encoding DNA cross-link repair protein SNM1-like isoform X1, giving the protein MGASDDSDDLDSLFDDYHCDCVPESPRLYREDEDGFPSFRLIETEVGSGQVGGIILDEDGEGDGESFASSFYGSGTDWSRLQSGEEGDKSGIILDEDGDDRVRSGTASEKKLKQCNLLQMWGLKREEVGAGKLKQGNLLQMWGLKRKEVGDRGREVAPLEPELVRRKKRSKTLNGGSNGGAAVAQPRVCPFYKKIPGTLFTVDAFRYGSVEGCSAYFLTHFHADHYGGLSKRWSHGPIYCTPITARLVRMCLYVNPVFIRPLELNDEHIIGGVRVTLLEANHCPGAALIHFRLSNGQCHLHTGDFRASKLMQTYPLLANQRVDVLYLDTTYCNPRYKFPSKEDVLDFVVRVSNDFLKKQPKTLIVVGAYSIGKECVYLALSKALGVKVHANASRRRILQSFNWPDLSERISSNPKDTYLHVLPISSLRFEILHTYLKSYGDQCTNVLAFRPTGWTYSERTQLSLIKPISKGKVTIYGVPYSEHSSFTELREFVQFLRPNKIIPTVNVWNASTRDKMQSYFRQWLKDKSMSQNS; this is encoded by the exons ATGGGCGCGTCCGACGATAGCGACGATCTCGATTCCCTCTTCGACGACTATCATTGCGATTGCGTTCCCGAATCGCCTCGTCTCTATCGCGAAGATGAAGACGGCTTCCCATCGTTTCGACTCATAGAAACGGAGGTCGGCAGTGGACAAGTCGGAGGGATAATTTTGGATGAGGATGGCGAGGGCGACGGAGAGAGTTTTGCGTCCAGCTTCTATGGCAGCGGGACTGACTGGTCTCGCCTGCAATCGGGGGAGGAGGGCGATAAAAGCGGCATAATTTTGGATGAGGATGGCGATGACCGCGTGCGAAGTGGAACGGCATCGGAGAAGAAGCTGAAGCAGTGCAATCTTCTCCAGATGTGGGGGTTGAAGAGGGAAGAGGTCGGAGCCGGGAAGCTGAAGCAAGGCAATCTTCTCCAGATGTGGGGGTTAAAGAGGAAGGAGGTCGGAGACAGAGGACGCGAGGTTGCTCCGTTGGAGCCGGAGCTGGTTCGGAGGAAGAAGAGGTCGAAGACATTGAATGGGGGGAGTAATGGGGGAGCTGCGGTGGCTCAGCCTAGAGTTTGCCCCTTCTACAAAAAGATTCCAG GGACGCTGTTCACTGTCGATGCATTCCGCTATGGTAGCGTTGAAGGATGTTCGGCATATTTTCTCACACATTTTCATGCCGATCACTATGGTGGCCTTAGCAAGCGATGGTCTCATGGCCCTATTTATTGCACCCCTATCACTGCTCGGCTTGTTAGAATGTGTCTCTATGTCAATCCAGT GTTTATCCGGCCTCTGGAATTGAATGACGAGCATATAATAGGAGGAGTTAGAGTCACACTGTTAGAAGCAAATCATTGTCCAGGTGCAGCTCTGATTCACTTTCGTCTGTCGAATGGTCAATGCCACTTGCACACGGGAGACTTCAGAGCCTCAAAACTGATGCAAACTTACCCTCTTCTTGCAAACCAACGAGTCGATGTGCTTTACCTGGACACAACTTATTGCAATCCAAGATACAA GTTCCCTTCCAAAGAAGATGTACTAGATTTTGTTGTCAGAGTTTCTAATGACTTCCTCAAAAAGCAACCGAAGACCCTTATTGTGGTTGGCGCTTATAGCATTGGGAAAGAATGTGTCTACCTTGCTCTTTCAAAGGCGTTAGGG GTTAAAGTACATGCAAATGCATCACGCAGACGTATTCTGCAGTCTTTCAACTGGCCAGACCTATCCGAGAGGATCAGCTCGAACCCAAAGGATACATATCTTCATGTCCTGCCTATATCATCCCTGCGGTTTGAA ATCCTCCATACTTATTTGAAGTCTTATGGAGATCAATGCACAAATGTTTTGGCATTCCGACCAACTG GTTGGACCTACTCTGAGCGTACACAATTGAGTCTAATCAAACCCATCTCCAAAGGCAAAGTTACCATTTATG GAGTTCCTTATAGTGAGCACTCCAGTTTTACAGAATTGAGGGAGTTTGTACAG TTTTTGAGGCCAAACAAGATCATCCCGACTGTGAATGTTTGGAATGCTTCTACTAGAGACAAGATGCAATCGTACTTTCGGCAATGGCTGAAAGACAAGTCTATGAGCCAGAATTCATGA
- the LOC115751189 gene encoding DNA cross-link repair protein SNM1-like isoform X2 translates to MGASDDSDDLDSLFDDYHCDCVPESPRLYREDEDGFPSFRLIETEVGSGQVGGIILDEDGEGDGESFASSFYGSGTDWSRLQSGEEGDKSGIILDEDGDDRVRSGTASEKKLKQCNLLQMWGLKREEVGAGKLKQGNLLQMWGLKRKEVGDRGREVAPLEPELVRRKKRSKTLNGGSNGGAAVAQPRVCPFYKKIPGTLFTVDAFRYGSVEGCSAYFLTHFHADHYGGLSKRWSHGPIYCTPITARLVRMCLYVNPVFIRPLELNDEHIIGGVRVTLLEANHCPGAALIHFRLSNGQCHLHTGDFRASKLMQTYPLLANQRVDVLYLDTTYCNPRYKFPSKEDVLDFVVRVSNDFLKKQPKTLIVVGAYSIGKECVYLALSKALGVKVHANASRRRILQSFNWPDLSERISSNPKDTYLHVLPISSLRSSILI, encoded by the exons ATGGGCGCGTCCGACGATAGCGACGATCTCGATTCCCTCTTCGACGACTATCATTGCGATTGCGTTCCCGAATCGCCTCGTCTCTATCGCGAAGATGAAGACGGCTTCCCATCGTTTCGACTCATAGAAACGGAGGTCGGCAGTGGACAAGTCGGAGGGATAATTTTGGATGAGGATGGCGAGGGCGACGGAGAGAGTTTTGCGTCCAGCTTCTATGGCAGCGGGACTGACTGGTCTCGCCTGCAATCGGGGGAGGAGGGCGATAAAAGCGGCATAATTTTGGATGAGGATGGCGATGACCGCGTGCGAAGTGGAACGGCATCGGAGAAGAAGCTGAAGCAGTGCAATCTTCTCCAGATGTGGGGGTTGAAGAGGGAAGAGGTCGGAGCCGGGAAGCTGAAGCAAGGCAATCTTCTCCAGATGTGGGGGTTAAAGAGGAAGGAGGTCGGAGACAGAGGACGCGAGGTTGCTCCGTTGGAGCCGGAGCTGGTTCGGAGGAAGAAGAGGTCGAAGACATTGAATGGGGGGAGTAATGGGGGAGCTGCGGTGGCTCAGCCTAGAGTTTGCCCCTTCTACAAAAAGATTCCAG GGACGCTGTTCACTGTCGATGCATTCCGCTATGGTAGCGTTGAAGGATGTTCGGCATATTTTCTCACACATTTTCATGCCGATCACTATGGTGGCCTTAGCAAGCGATGGTCTCATGGCCCTATTTATTGCACCCCTATCACTGCTCGGCTTGTTAGAATGTGTCTCTATGTCAATCCAGT GTTTATCCGGCCTCTGGAATTGAATGACGAGCATATAATAGGAGGAGTTAGAGTCACACTGTTAGAAGCAAATCATTGTCCAGGTGCAGCTCTGATTCACTTTCGTCTGTCGAATGGTCAATGCCACTTGCACACGGGAGACTTCAGAGCCTCAAAACTGATGCAAACTTACCCTCTTCTTGCAAACCAACGAGTCGATGTGCTTTACCTGGACACAACTTATTGCAATCCAAGATACAA GTTCCCTTCCAAAGAAGATGTACTAGATTTTGTTGTCAGAGTTTCTAATGACTTCCTCAAAAAGCAACCGAAGACCCTTATTGTGGTTGGCGCTTATAGCATTGGGAAAGAATGTGTCTACCTTGCTCTTTCAAAGGCGTTAGGG GTTAAAGTACATGCAAATGCATCACGCAGACGTATTCTGCAGTCTTTCAACTGGCCAGACCTATCCGAGAGGATCAGCTCGAACCCAAAGGATACATATCTTCATGTCCTGCCTATATCATCCCTGCG ATCCTCCATACTTATTTGA
- the LOC115751189 gene encoding DNA cross-link repair protein SNM1-like isoform X3 has protein sequence MGASDDSDDLDSLFDDYHCDCVPESPRLYREDEDGFPSFRLIETEVGSGQVGGIILDEDGEGDGESFASSFYGSGTDWSRLQSGEEGDKSGIILDEDGDDRVRSGTASEKKLKQCNLLQMWGLKREEVGAGKLKQGNLLQMWGLKRKEVGDRGREVAPLEPELVRRKKRSKTLNGGSNGGAAVAQPRVCPFYKKIPGTLFTVDAFRYGSVEGCSAYFLTHFHADHYGGLSKRWSHGPIYCTPITARLVRMCLYVNPVFIRPLELNDEHIIGGVRVTLLEANHCPGAALIHFRLSNGQCHLHTGDFRASKLMQTYPLLANQRVDVLYLDTTYCNPRYKFPSKEDVLDFVVRVSNDFLKKQPKTLIVVGAYSIGKECVYLALSKALGVKVHANASRRRILQSFNWPDLSERISSNPKDTYLHVLPISSLRFEV, from the exons ATGGGCGCGTCCGACGATAGCGACGATCTCGATTCCCTCTTCGACGACTATCATTGCGATTGCGTTCCCGAATCGCCTCGTCTCTATCGCGAAGATGAAGACGGCTTCCCATCGTTTCGACTCATAGAAACGGAGGTCGGCAGTGGACAAGTCGGAGGGATAATTTTGGATGAGGATGGCGAGGGCGACGGAGAGAGTTTTGCGTCCAGCTTCTATGGCAGCGGGACTGACTGGTCTCGCCTGCAATCGGGGGAGGAGGGCGATAAAAGCGGCATAATTTTGGATGAGGATGGCGATGACCGCGTGCGAAGTGGAACGGCATCGGAGAAGAAGCTGAAGCAGTGCAATCTTCTCCAGATGTGGGGGTTGAAGAGGGAAGAGGTCGGAGCCGGGAAGCTGAAGCAAGGCAATCTTCTCCAGATGTGGGGGTTAAAGAGGAAGGAGGTCGGAGACAGAGGACGCGAGGTTGCTCCGTTGGAGCCGGAGCTGGTTCGGAGGAAGAAGAGGTCGAAGACATTGAATGGGGGGAGTAATGGGGGAGCTGCGGTGGCTCAGCCTAGAGTTTGCCCCTTCTACAAAAAGATTCCAG GGACGCTGTTCACTGTCGATGCATTCCGCTATGGTAGCGTTGAAGGATGTTCGGCATATTTTCTCACACATTTTCATGCCGATCACTATGGTGGCCTTAGCAAGCGATGGTCTCATGGCCCTATTTATTGCACCCCTATCACTGCTCGGCTTGTTAGAATGTGTCTCTATGTCAATCCAGT GTTTATCCGGCCTCTGGAATTGAATGACGAGCATATAATAGGAGGAGTTAGAGTCACACTGTTAGAAGCAAATCATTGTCCAGGTGCAGCTCTGATTCACTTTCGTCTGTCGAATGGTCAATGCCACTTGCACACGGGAGACTTCAGAGCCTCAAAACTGATGCAAACTTACCCTCTTCTTGCAAACCAACGAGTCGATGTGCTTTACCTGGACACAACTTATTGCAATCCAAGATACAA GTTCCCTTCCAAAGAAGATGTACTAGATTTTGTTGTCAGAGTTTCTAATGACTTCCTCAAAAAGCAACCGAAGACCCTTATTGTGGTTGGCGCTTATAGCATTGGGAAAGAATGTGTCTACCTTGCTCTTTCAAAGGCGTTAGGG GTTAAAGTACATGCAAATGCATCACGCAGACGTATTCTGCAGTCTTTCAACTGGCCAGACCTATCCGAGAGGATCAGCTCGAACCCAAAGGATACATATCTTCATGTCCTGCCTATATCATCCCTGCGGTTTGAAGTTTGA
- the LOC115751127 gene encoding uncharacterized protein LOC115751127, protein MAVEAFGQQAQVAYGRPLVEVFSVVLRLNNPGGKLYGIITVDDGARCQYIYNRKSQKRDEGDSGSAALLNGPAGGICALDSFIIDVDLMDDIKGLISWDDYLLTNVYDSLLQEKINGNTGSAIVKYTVFRAAVQAIVEVILFNGDGNDPAYVYGQITAHNTNLTNESTLFQKTLDENRRVSPGEHIPLSRSVVAVPLSSSLIVGANLSVHNGYKRESEREIAKGTAEFPAQCSGTFERDIWAKYGMIRVKVTWTLDM, encoded by the coding sequence ATGGCTGTTGAGGCCTTTGGACAACAAGCGCAGGTCGCTTATGGACGGCCACTGGTGGAGGTGTTCTCGGTGGTGCTGCGCTTGAACAACCCTGGCGGCAAGCTGTACGGCATAATCACAGTCGACGACGGCGCGCGTTGTCAATACATCTACAAccgaaaaagccaaaaaagagaTGAGGGCGATAGCGGTTCGGCAGCTTTGTTGAACGGCCCAGCCGGAGGCATCTGTGCCCTTGATAGCTTTATCATTGATGTGGATCTCATGGATGACATCAAAGGGCTGATCTCATGGGACGATTACCTTCTCACTAATGTGTATGACAGTCTCTTACAGGAGAAGATCAATGGAAACACGGGTTCGGCGATAGTGAAGTACACCGTGTTTCGTGCTGCAGTGCAAGCTATTGTGGAAGTCATACTCTTTAATGGAGATGGGAATGACCCTGCCTATGTTTATGGACAGATTACTGCTCACAATACCAACTTGACAAACGAAAGTACCCTCTTTCAGAAGACTCTGGACGAGAACAGAAGAGTAAGTCCTGGGGAGCACATTCCTTTGTCGAGATCTGTAGTAGCTGTGCCATTGAGCTCCTCCCTCATAGTTGGGGCGAATCTGTCTGTTCACAATGGGTACAAACGTGAGAGCGAAAGGGAGATCGCCAAGGGCACTGCAGAGTTCCCTGCTCAATGCTCTGGTACATTTGAAAGGGATATTTGGGCAAAGTACGGTATGATCCGAGTGAAGGTCACTTGGACTTTAGATATGTAA
- the LOC115751181 gene encoding tRNA (adenine(58)-N(1))-methyltransferase catalytic subunit TRMT61A: protein MLALDPSKKLSFNKTIADGDLVIVYERHDTMKAVNVSEGSVFQNRFGVFKHSDWVGRPFGSKVYSNKSGYVYLLAPSPELWTLVLSHRTQILYITDISFVIMYLEIVPGCLVLESGTGSGSLTTSLARAVAPTGHVYTFDFHEQRAASAREDFERTGVSSVVTVGVRDIQGKGFPDELCGMADAVFLDLPQPWLVIVSAAKMLKPDATLCSFSPCIEQVQRSCEALRMNFTDIRTFDVLLRAYEVREVKNDSMQGHGGSPSQQPPCKRRQTSEGSNKQESISSTIMARPSAEAKGHTGYLTFARLKCSE, encoded by the exons ATGTTGGCTCTTGACCCCTCGAAGAAACTATCCTTCAATAAGACGATTGCAGATGGAGATTTGGTGATTGTGTACGAGAGACACGATACCATGAAGGCCGTTAACGTGAGCGAGGGGTCGGTTTTCCAGAACCGTTTCGGCGTGTTCAAGCATTCCGATTGGGTCGGGAGGCCCTTCGGATCCAAGGTGTATAGCAACAAGAGCGGATATGTCTACTTGCTGGCTCCGTCTCCGGAGTTGTGGACTCTGGTACTGAGCCACAGGACTCAAATCCTTTACATCACGGACATCAGCTTCGTGATCATGTACTTGGAAATAGTTCCTGGATGTCTGGTTCTCGAATCGGGAACGGGAAGCGGGTCATTAACGACCTCACTCGCCAGGGCGGTGGCTCCTACCGGTCATGTGTATACATTTGATTTTCATGAACAAAGAGCTGCGTCTGCTAG GGAGGACTTTGAGAGAACAGGAGTGAGCAGCGTGGTCACTGTTGGGGTTAGGGACATCCAGGGAAAGGGATTTCCTGACGAACTTTGTGGCATGGCCGATGCTGTGTTCTTGGATCTACCGCAACCTTGGTTGGTCATAGTGTCGGCTGCAAAAATGCTGAAACCAGACGCCACTTTATGCTCTTTCTCACCCTGCATTGAGCAAGTGCAGCGCTCATGTGAAGCACTTAGGATGAACTTTACTG ACATACGGACCTTTGACGTGCTTCTTCGCGCATATGAAGTCCGGGAGGTCAAGAATGATAGTATGCAAGGTCACGGAGGCAGCCCTAGTCAGCAGCCTCCATGCAAAAGAAGACAGACTAGTGAAGGAAGCAACAAGCAGGAGAGCATCAGTTCAACTATCATGGCAAGGCCTTCTGCTGAAGCCAAAGGCCATACCGGCTATTTGACATTTGCAAGACTCAAATGCTCCGAATAA